A single window of Eleginops maclovinus isolate JMC-PN-2008 ecotype Puerto Natales chromosome 19, JC_Emac_rtc_rv5, whole genome shotgun sequence DNA harbors:
- the degs2 gene encoding sphingolipid delta(4)-desaturase/C4-monooxygenase DES2 isoform X1 has product MRVMGKTGGRGDFEWVYNDQPHTSRRKEILAKYPEIKSLMGPDPQLKWVVSGMVLTQLLACYLVHDLSWKWIFFWAYAFGGCINHSLTLAIHDISHNVAFGNKLAKWNRWFAMWANLPIGLPYSASFKKYHIDHHRYLGGDQLDVDIPTDIEGWFFSTPPRKVLWLFLQPLFYALRPLLVNPKPVGQLEILNATVQFTVDLIIYYLWGVKPIVYLIAGSVLCMGLHPISGHFIAEHYMFLKGHETYSYYGPLNMITFNVGYHMEHHDFPSIPGSKLPQVKKIAAEYYDFLPQHTSWIRVLWDFVFDDSIGPYARIKRQYKINKQG; this is encoded by the exons CCAAATATCCAGAGATAAAGTCTCTTATGGGTCCGGACCCTCAGCTGAAGTGGGTGGTATCAGGCATGGTCTTGACCCAGCTCCTGGCCTGCTACCTAGTCCACGACCTCTCCTGGAAGTGGATCTTTTTCTGGGCCTACGCCTTTGGGGGCTGCATTAACCACTCCCTGACTCTGGCTATCCACGACATCTCTCACAACGTGGCCTTTGGAAACAAGCTGGCAAAGTGGAACCGCTGGTTTGCCATGTGGGCCAACCTGCCCATCGGGTTGCCTTACTCTGCGTCCTTTAAGAAGTACCACATCGACCACCACCGGTATCTTGGTGGCGACCAGTTGGACGTTGACATCCCTACAGACATTGAGGGATGGTTCTTCAGCACCCCGCCCAGGAAGGTCCTCTGGCTCTTCCTCCAGCCCCTCTTCTACGCTCTTCGCCCACTGTTGGTCAACCCTAAGCCAGTGGGTCAGCTGGAGATCCTCAACGCAACTGTTCAGTTCACAGTAGACTTGATTATCTACTACCTATGGGGGGTGAAGCCCATTGTTTACCTCATCGCAGGTTCTGTCCTGTGTATGGGACTGCATCCTATCTCTGGACATTTCATAGCGGAGCATTACATGTTCCTGAAGGGACATGAGACGTATTCTTACTATGGACCACTGAACATGATCACCTTCAATGTCGGATATCACATGGAGCACCATGACTTCCCGAGCATACCTGGCAGTAAACTACCTCAG GTTAAGAAAATCGCAGCAGAGTATTACGACTTCCTGCCTCAACACACTTCCTGGATCCGAGTATTATGGGACTTTGTGTTTGATGACAGCATCGGCCCATACGCCAGAATTAAACGGCAGTACAAGATAAACAAGCAGGGATGA
- the degs2 gene encoding sphingolipid delta(4)-desaturase/C4-monooxygenase DES2 isoform X2 — translation MGPDPQLKWVVSGMVLTQLLACYLVHDLSWKWIFFWAYAFGGCINHSLTLAIHDISHNVAFGNKLAKWNRWFAMWANLPIGLPYSASFKKYHIDHHRYLGGDQLDVDIPTDIEGWFFSTPPRKVLWLFLQPLFYALRPLLVNPKPVGQLEILNATVQFTVDLIIYYLWGVKPIVYLIAGSVLCMGLHPISGHFIAEHYMFLKGHETYSYYGPLNMITFNVGYHMEHHDFPSIPGSKLPQVKKIAAEYYDFLPQHTSWIRVLWDFVFDDSIGPYARIKRQYKINKQG, via the exons ATGGGTCCGGACCCTCAGCTGAAGTGGGTGGTATCAGGCATGGTCTTGACCCAGCTCCTGGCCTGCTACCTAGTCCACGACCTCTCCTGGAAGTGGATCTTTTTCTGGGCCTACGCCTTTGGGGGCTGCATTAACCACTCCCTGACTCTGGCTATCCACGACATCTCTCACAACGTGGCCTTTGGAAACAAGCTGGCAAAGTGGAACCGCTGGTTTGCCATGTGGGCCAACCTGCCCATCGGGTTGCCTTACTCTGCGTCCTTTAAGAAGTACCACATCGACCACCACCGGTATCTTGGTGGCGACCAGTTGGACGTTGACATCCCTACAGACATTGAGGGATGGTTCTTCAGCACCCCGCCCAGGAAGGTCCTCTGGCTCTTCCTCCAGCCCCTCTTCTACGCTCTTCGCCCACTGTTGGTCAACCCTAAGCCAGTGGGTCAGCTGGAGATCCTCAACGCAACTGTTCAGTTCACAGTAGACTTGATTATCTACTACCTATGGGGGGTGAAGCCCATTGTTTACCTCATCGCAGGTTCTGTCCTGTGTATGGGACTGCATCCTATCTCTGGACATTTCATAGCGGAGCATTACATGTTCCTGAAGGGACATGAGACGTATTCTTACTATGGACCACTGAACATGATCACCTTCAATGTCGGATATCACATGGAGCACCATGACTTCCCGAGCATACCTGGCAGTAAACTACCTCAG GTTAAGAAAATCGCAGCAGAGTATTACGACTTCCTGCCTCAACACACTTCCTGGATCCGAGTATTATGGGACTTTGTGTTTGATGACAGCATCGGCCCATACGCCAGAATTAAACGGCAGTACAAGATAAACAAGCAGGGATGA